A segment of the Streptomyces sp. NBC_01235 genome:
TGGTCGAGCAGCGGAAGGTGCGGAACACCGCGGACGGGTATTGGGTCGCCGCGGCCACCCCGGAAGCGGCCGTTCATGCTCTGACCGGATCCACCCCGCTCGGGGAAGTGCAGGCGGCCGCGGTCATGTCGGACGGGGCGTCCCGGCTCGTGACCGAGTACCAGATGGCCACCTGGGCAGAGGTGTTCGTGTCGCTACGCTCCGGAGGGCCCGCGGAACTGATCGACACCGTGCGGAAGGTCGAGGCGACGGACCCGACGGGCATCCGGTGGCCTCGCTACAAGTCGGGCGACGATGCCGCCGTGGCGTTCTGCCAATGGTGATTCCCCCTGACCGGACCGTCGCAAGTGCTGTGACCGGGAAGGTTCACCGGGTTGTTGACCGTGCCGGGTCTGCCACGCTGTCGGGATTGGCTGTGCACTGGCTGATGGCAGATCGGGCGCCGTCCGGGCGGGCCGCCCGGACGGCGTGCCGCGTCCACATGGCTGAGCCCGTGAGGTCGTCGTCGACGTGCCGAGCTTGCTCGTGGCGCTACTCCTGCCAGATGGGCTGACCCGGATCGCGTCGCGGACGGCTTTTCAGGAGTAGCTGCGGCCACCCATTGCGATAGAGCGCCCTCCAAGTCGTAGCGTCCGGAGACATGACGTACACGACAACGCCGCAGCACAAGATCGGATCCGGGTTCGGCGCCAGGAGCACCACGGACGACGTCCTGAGCGACACAGACCTGACTGGCAAGCTGGCCGTCGTCACCGGCGGCTACGTGGGCCTCGGGCTGGAGACGACGCGCGCGCTCACCCGCGCCGGGGCCCGCGTCGTCGTCCCGGCGCGGCGGCGTGAGGTCGCGGAGAAGGCGGTCGGCGGCGTCGACGGGGTCGAGGTGGACGGGCTGGACCTCGCGGACCTGGACAGCGTCCGGGACTTCGCCGACCGGTTCCTCGCCTCGGGCCGGGACATCGACATCGTCGTCAACAACGCCGGCATCATGGCCTGCCCCGAGACCCGGGTCGGCCCGGCGGGCTGGGAGGCGCAGTTCGCCACCAACCACTTGGGCCACTTCGCGCTGGTCAACCGCCTCTGGGCGCCGATCGCCCGTGGTGGTGGCCGCGTCGTATCTGTGTCGTCGCGGGGGCATCACCTGTCGGACATCCGGTGGAACGACATTCACTTCGAACTCGGTCCGTACGACAAGTGGGCGGCGTACGGTCAGGCGAAGACCGCGAACGTGCTGTTCGCCATCCACCTGGACGCGCTGGGCCGGGAGTCCGGGGTGCGGGCGTTCGCGCTGCATCCCGGTGAGATCCTCACCGAACTGGTGCGCCATACGCCCCGGGAGGAGATGATCGAGCGCGGCTGGATCGACGAGAACGGCAACGTCAGCGAAGGCTTCAAAACACCCGAGCAGGGCGCGGCCACCCAGGTGTGGGCCGCGACCTCCGCGCAACTGGACGGCATGGGCGGCGTCTATTGCGAGGACTGCGACATCGCCGAGCCCGCCCCTCCCAACGACGACTCCTGGGTGGGCGTCCGCGACTACGCGACCGACTCGGCGCAGGCTGCCCGCCTGTGGGCCGTCTCTGCCGACCTGACAGGGGTCAACGCGGCATGACGGACATTCGTGTGTTGGACCAGCGTGCGTTGAAGATCACCGAAGCGATCGTGAGCCGTGTCGATGTCGGTCTGCTCGACAGGCCGTCTCCATGCGCGGAGTGGACGTTGGGCCAGTTGCTCGCGCACATGGTGGGCCAGAATTACGGCTTTGCGGCAGCGGCTCGGGGTGAGACCAGCGACGTGACCATCTGGGCCGAGCGCCCGGTCGGTGCCGACCCGGCCGGGGTCTTCGCCGCTTCGGCGGCTGCGGTCACGGCCGCCTTTGCGGAGGATGGTGTGCTGGAAAGGGAGTTGTGGCTGCCGGAGGTCCGCGGTGGCCAGATGTTCCCCGCGTCCCAAGCGATCGGCTTCCACTTCCTCGACTACGTGGTCCATGGCTGGGATGTCGCCGCCGCGATCGGTGTTCGGACCGACTTCGATGCCGATCTTCTGGACGCTGTGCTGCCGATCGCCGAGCAGGTACCCGGCGGAGCGAGCCGGCAGCGTGAGGGCGCCCAGTTCCAGCCCTGTGGGGATCCGCTCGCGGGTGGTTCCACCCTCGACCGGATCCTCGCCCTGCTTGGGCGCTCGCCGAACTGGCCAAATTGAGGATCTGACCGGGGTGGTTCCACGTCGCCTGCTCACGCGGCATTTGCGAGGGCGCGTCCGCC
Coding sequences within it:
- a CDS encoding TIGR03086 family metal-binding protein; translation: MTDIRVLDQRALKITEAIVSRVDVGLLDRPSPCAEWTLGQLLAHMVGQNYGFAAAARGETSDVTIWAERPVGADPAGVFAASAAAVTAAFAEDGVLERELWLPEVRGGQMFPASQAIGFHFLDYVVHGWDVAAAIGVRTDFDADLLDAVLPIAEQVPGGASRQREGAQFQPCGDPLAGGSTLDRILALLGRSPNWPN
- a CDS encoding SDR family NAD(P)-dependent oxidoreductase, with protein sequence MTYTTTPQHKIGSGFGARSTTDDVLSDTDLTGKLAVVTGGYVGLGLETTRALTRAGARVVVPARRREVAEKAVGGVDGVEVDGLDLADLDSVRDFADRFLASGRDIDIVVNNAGIMACPETRVGPAGWEAQFATNHLGHFALVNRLWAPIARGGGRVVSVSSRGHHLSDIRWNDIHFELGPYDKWAAYGQAKTANVLFAIHLDALGRESGVRAFALHPGEILTELVRHTPREEMIERGWIDENGNVSEGFKTPEQGAATQVWAATSAQLDGMGGVYCEDCDIAEPAPPNDDSWVGVRDYATDSAQAARLWAVSADLTGVNAA